One Microbacterium esteraromaticum genomic window carries:
- a CDS encoding formylglycine-generating enzyme family protein, producing MDLWEMRALPGGVVILHDARRKEHRTVELEPFELGVFPVTEGQFAEVLGIAAQHPRRPARDLSWFRAIRFCNAASEWEGLDPAYSFDGEDVTWHVESEGYRLPTEAEWEYACRAGSVAPQYGPLDEIAWTSLDGVGSPQDVGMKLPNLNGLFDTLGNVWEWCWDLLDPERYDDYRVFRGGGFADDTWSVRASVRRGGGPRMHHDDVGMRLARGGFDGVDAAQGWSVLADIERGGRGGARPIGWTPRR from the coding sequence ATGGATCTCTGGGAGATGAGAGCCCTTCCGGGGGGTGTCGTGATCTTGCACGATGCCCGGCGGAAGGAGCACAGGACAGTCGAACTCGAGCCGTTCGAGCTCGGGGTGTTCCCGGTGACAGAGGGGCAGTTCGCCGAGGTGCTGGGCATCGCCGCTCAGCATCCGCGGCGACCGGCCCGCGACCTCAGCTGGTTCCGCGCGATCCGGTTCTGCAATGCCGCCTCCGAGTGGGAGGGACTCGACCCCGCGTACTCGTTCGATGGCGAGGATGTGACCTGGCACGTCGAGAGCGAAGGCTATCGACTGCCGACCGAAGCGGAATGGGAGTACGCGTGCCGCGCGGGTTCGGTCGCGCCCCAGTACGGCCCGCTCGACGAGATCGCCTGGACCTCGCTCGACGGAGTCGGATCACCGCAGGACGTGGGTATGAAGCTGCCCAACCTGAACGGACTGTTCGACACGCTCGGCAACGTCTGGGAGTGGTGCTGGGACCTCCTCGATCCCGAGCGCTACGACGACTACCGCGTGTTCCGCGGAGGCGGCTTCGCCGATGACACCTGGAGCGTCCGGGCGTCGGTTCGTCGCGGAGGAGGGCCACGGATGCACCACGACGATGTCGGAATGCGCCTGGCCCGTGGTGGGTTCGATGGTGTCGACGCCGCTCAGGGCTGGTCCGTGCTGGCCGACATCGAACGCGGCGGGCGCGGGGGAGCGCGGCCGATCGGCTGGACCCCTCGGCGATGA
- a CDS encoding SGNH/GDSL hydrolase family protein: MAAVRFVAIGDSFTEGVGDELLDGTVRGWADLVGQGWADALGAPIQYANLAIRGRLVWPIVEEQLEPALALRPTHLSFNGGGNDILRPNADIEHIADAFSRVLRRCDEEGVTLIVLSGANPSAQLPMGPVFQRRGDALSAAVLRRIEDRPDVIRALNWPDTELSRPRYWSHDRLHMNASGHHRVAARVLHAVGVEPPEEWWSPRIDHPAGPVGFAYYRQFVGPWVRRRVTGTSSGDGRVAKFAAWVERMPQ, encoded by the coding sequence ATGGCGGCAGTGCGTTTCGTGGCGATCGGAGACTCCTTCACCGAGGGGGTCGGGGACGAGCTCCTCGACGGCACCGTGCGCGGGTGGGCCGACCTCGTCGGCCAGGGGTGGGCCGATGCACTCGGCGCTCCGATCCAGTACGCGAATCTCGCCATCCGCGGTCGGCTGGTCTGGCCGATCGTCGAAGAGCAGCTCGAGCCGGCGCTCGCGTTGCGGCCCACGCACCTCTCGTTCAACGGCGGTGGCAACGACATCCTCCGCCCGAACGCCGATATCGAGCACATCGCCGACGCCTTCTCCCGGGTGCTGCGCCGCTGCGATGAAGAGGGCGTGACGCTGATCGTGCTCTCAGGTGCGAACCCCAGCGCGCAGCTGCCGATGGGACCGGTGTTCCAGAGGCGGGGCGATGCGCTCTCCGCCGCCGTGCTGCGCCGGATCGAGGACCGCCCCGATGTCATCCGCGCACTCAACTGGCCGGACACCGAGCTGTCGAGGCCGCGGTACTGGTCTCATGACCGGCTGCACATGAACGCGAGCGGCCATCATCGCGTCGCCGCCCGCGTGCTCCACGCGGTGGGCGTGGAGCCGCCGGAGGAGTGGTGGTCGCCCCGGATCGATCACCCCGCCGGTCCGGTCGGGTTCGCCTACTACCGACAGTTCGTCGGCCCCTGGGTCAGGCGTCGGGTGACAGGCACGTCGTCTGGTGACGGACGCGTCGCGAAGTTCGCCGCGTGGGTCGAGCGGATGCCGCAATGA
- a CDS encoding MFS transporter yields MPHTELPSRASIASRLDALPFTRRHLRVLTGSGLGWALDAMDVGLISFIIAVLAQQWQLSPAETGWIASIGFVGMAIGASLGGLLADRMGRRQVFALTLLIYGLATGASALVGGVAMLLVLRFFVGLGLGAELPVASTYVSEFAPAAIRGRLIVVLEAFWAIGWTASALIGYFVIPASADGWRWAFALGAIPAAYALVVRWGLPESPRWLASRGRLADAERVVSTFETAADLRRTPPTRPAVAVQSVAASAGQRVGALWSAEFRMRTLCIWLVWFCVNFAYYGAFIWIPSILLQSGYDLVRSFEFTLLITLAQLPGYAVAAWLIEVWGRRATLSVFLAGSAVSAVLFGTAGSAEAIIVTGMALSFFNLGAWGALYAVTPELYPTSLRATGSGWAAGAGRIASIIAPLLVPVMLATGGQMLAFSVFAGFFLVATIAAWGLVDLRGRALDDR; encoded by the coding sequence ATGCCGCACACCGAGCTTCCGAGCCGTGCATCCATCGCGTCGCGCCTCGACGCGCTGCCGTTCACCCGTCGGCACCTGCGGGTGCTCACCGGGTCCGGCCTCGGCTGGGCGCTGGATGCGATGGATGTGGGGCTGATCTCGTTCATCATCGCCGTGCTGGCGCAGCAGTGGCAGCTGTCGCCGGCGGAGACGGGTTGGATCGCGTCGATCGGCTTCGTGGGCATGGCGATCGGCGCGAGCCTCGGCGGTCTGCTCGCCGATCGGATGGGCCGGCGTCAGGTGTTCGCTCTGACGCTGCTGATCTACGGCCTCGCGACGGGTGCGAGCGCCCTGGTCGGGGGAGTGGCGATGCTGCTCGTGCTGCGCTTCTTCGTGGGCCTCGGTCTCGGAGCCGAGCTTCCGGTCGCGTCCACCTATGTCAGCGAGTTCGCGCCCGCGGCGATCCGCGGCCGCCTGATCGTGGTCCTCGAGGCGTTCTGGGCCATCGGCTGGACGGCATCCGCCCTCATCGGCTATTTCGTGATCCCGGCATCCGCCGACGGGTGGCGGTGGGCTTTCGCGCTCGGTGCGATCCCCGCCGCGTACGCGCTCGTGGTGCGCTGGGGTCTTCCGGAATCGCCACGGTGGCTGGCCTCGCGCGGCCGGCTGGCAGATGCCGAGCGGGTCGTGTCGACCTTTGAGACGGCAGCCGACCTGCGGCGCACGCCGCCGACCCGCCCCGCTGTCGCCGTGCAGTCGGTGGCGGCGAGTGCAGGTCAGCGGGTGGGAGCCCTCTGGTCGGCGGAGTTCCGGATGCGCACGCTGTGCATCTGGCTGGTCTGGTTCTGCGTGAACTTCGCCTATTACGGCGCGTTCATCTGGATCCCGAGCATCCTCCTCCAGTCCGGATACGATCTCGTGCGCTCCTTCGAGTTCACGCTCCTGATCACCCTCGCCCAGCTCCCCGGATACGCGGTGGCGGCCTGGCTCATCGAGGTGTGGGGCCGTCGGGCGACGCTCTCGGTGTTCCTCGCCGGTTCGGCGGTGTCCGCCGTGCTGTTCGGCACCGCCGGCAGCGCCGAGGCGATCATCGTCACCGGCATGGCACTGTCGTTCTTCAACCTCGGTGCGTGGGGTGCACTGTACGCGGTGACACCTGAGCTGTACCCGACTTCGCTTCGCGCGACCGGGTCGGGCTGGGCCGCGGGTGCGGGCCGAATCGCGTCGATCATCGCGCCGCTGCTCGTCCCGGTGATGCTCGCCACGGGCGGCCAGATGCTGGCGTTCTCGGTGTTCGCGGGCTTCTTCCTCGTGGCGACGATCGCCGCGTGGGGGCTCGTCGACCTGCGCGGCCGGGCCCTCGACGACCGCTGA
- a CDS encoding DUF885 domain-containing protein translates to MSSEPRTPSAIDQIAEDWVGTLVDLSPILATYIGRNEANARLDDVSPEGHERSVAAARETLAKLDAASPVDTVDEVTKTDLSAELRLQLELHDAQWHMRDLNVIASAPQDFRQAFDLMPTETIDDWSVVSERLAAVPAALKGYIETLREGIRHGVVPARRQVTEVATQIARYSADQGFFATFAAGAGPDEGQLPASLARDISDHAGAARVAYDSLREFLIGELAPAAGEQDAVGRDLYALNSRRFLGATIDLDETYEWGRDELQRMIDEQEAIANEILPGASVEEAVAHLEADPSRKLHGTEALQRWMQETSDRAIADLGASHFDIPEQIRELECMIAPTQEGGIYYTGPTDDFSRPGRMWWSVPEGVTEFDTWRELTTVYHEGVPGHHLQIAQATYNRAELNTWRRVLAGTSGHAEGWALYAERLMEQLGYLDDPADRLGMLDGQRMRALRVVLDIGVHLGKPRLDGDGVWDHDYALEQMRRNVNMPDEFRQFEVNRYLGWPGQAPSYKVGQRIWEQVRDAVREKQGDAFSFKDFHKRALDIGGVGLDTLRTAVIG, encoded by the coding sequence ATGAGTTCAGAGCCTCGCACCCCCTCTGCCATCGATCAGATCGCGGAGGACTGGGTCGGCACCCTGGTCGACCTCTCGCCCATCCTCGCCACCTACATCGGACGCAACGAGGCGAATGCCCGTCTCGACGATGTCAGCCCCGAAGGTCACGAGCGATCCGTCGCTGCCGCACGGGAGACGCTCGCGAAGCTGGATGCCGCGTCGCCCGTCGACACCGTCGACGAGGTGACGAAGACGGATCTGTCGGCGGAGCTGCGCCTGCAGCTCGAGCTGCATGACGCGCAGTGGCATATGCGCGATCTCAACGTCATCGCCTCGGCTCCGCAGGATTTCCGTCAGGCGTTCGATCTCATGCCGACTGAGACGATCGATGACTGGTCGGTGGTCTCCGAGCGCCTGGCAGCCGTCCCTGCCGCGCTCAAGGGGTACATCGAGACGCTGCGCGAGGGCATCAGGCACGGTGTCGTTCCTGCGCGCCGGCAGGTCACCGAGGTCGCCACCCAGATCGCCCGCTACAGCGCCGATCAGGGGTTCTTCGCGACCTTCGCCGCCGGTGCCGGTCCCGACGAAGGTCAGCTTCCGGCTTCCCTCGCTCGTGACATCTCCGACCACGCGGGTGCCGCACGCGTCGCGTACGACTCGCTCCGCGAGTTCCTGATCGGCGAGCTCGCACCCGCAGCCGGCGAGCAGGACGCCGTCGGCCGCGACCTGTACGCGCTCAATTCGCGCCGCTTCCTCGGCGCCACCATCGACCTCGACGAGACGTACGAGTGGGGCCGCGACGAGCTGCAGCGGATGATCGACGAGCAGGAGGCGATCGCGAACGAGATCCTGCCCGGGGCCAGCGTCGAGGAGGCGGTGGCGCACCTCGAGGCCGACCCGTCCCGCAAGCTGCACGGCACCGAGGCGCTGCAGAGGTGGATGCAGGAGACCAGCGATCGGGCCATCGCCGATCTCGGCGCCAGTCACTTCGACATCCCCGAGCAGATTCGCGAGCTCGAGTGCATGATCGCCCCCACGCAGGAAGGCGGCATCTACTACACCGGCCCGACCGACGACTTCTCCCGTCCCGGTCGCATGTGGTGGTCGGTGCCCGAGGGCGTCACCGAATTCGACACCTGGCGCGAGCTGACCACGGTGTACCACGAGGGTGTTCCCGGCCACCATCTGCAGATCGCACAGGCGACCTACAACCGGGCAGAGCTGAACACCTGGCGACGTGTGCTGGCCGGCACCTCGGGTCACGCCGAGGGCTGGGCGCTCTACGCCGAGCGGCTCATGGAGCAGCTGGGCTACCTCGACGACCCCGCCGATCGCCTCGGAATGCTCGATGGCCAGCGCATGCGCGCACTGCGCGTCGTGCTCGACATCGGCGTGCACCTCGGCAAGCCCCGTCTCGACGGCGACGGCGTGTGGGACCACGACTATGCGCTCGAGCAGATGCGGCGCAACGTCAACATGCCCGATGAGTTCCGTCAGTTCGAGGTGAACCGCTACCTCGGCTGGCCGGGGCAGGCGCCGTCGTACAAGGTCGGTCAGCGGATCTGGGAGCAGGTGCGCGACGCCGTGCGGGAGAAGCAGGGCGACGCGTTCTCGTTCAAGGACTTTCACAAGCGCGCGCTCGACATCGGCGGTGTCGGACTCGACACGCTGCGCACCGCAGTCATCGGCTGA
- the polA gene encoding DNA polymerase I, with protein MTDSAKPTLMVVDGHSLAYRAFFALPVENFTTKDNQHTNAIYGFLSMLVNLIKAEKPTHMAIAFDTSRHSFRTEEYPEYKATRSETPGEFKGQIPLLQDCLAAMSIPVLTQEGIEADDILATLAKQGSEQGYDVLVVSGDRDTIQLVNERVTLLYPSVQGVSQLKRYDPVTVQERYGVRPDQYPDIAALVGETSDNLPGVPKVGEKTAVKWLTQFGSLDELLDRADEIKGVVGGNLREHIDDVRRNRKLNRLLNDVELPVAPADLAVTPIDAQAVRDIFARLEFRTLLPRVFEAVGAPDEPVHDEPAVAVPAASESSATLIAAWLARQTGEVGLLLPVVGNAITRVGLATETELHECDWNPDTAAALRPWLESDAPKVLNDAKPQVKALLREGIRLGGIVHDTLLAGWLMRPSFPDKTLAHLVGRYLDEKLPESDPTQLVPETDGATPSQEAWFTLRTADAVREAMPDTVASVLTDIELPAVIALADMESAGVSVSHDVLSTFSGELLARTDALAAEAFALVGREFNLGSPKQLQEVLFEDLQLPKTRKTKTGYSTDAAVLADLQESNPHPFLALLLQHREATKLRQIIETLDTAIRDDHRIHTTYVQTGSQTGRLSSTDPNLQNIPVRTEESRRIRSAFEVGTGYEALLTADYSQIEMRIMAHLSGDPGLIEAFNSGEDLHRFVGARVFGVEPEEVSPAMRTKVKAMSYGLVYGLSAFGLSKQLRIEQSEAKQLMLEYFARFGAVRDYLRASVMQAKEDGYTETIFGRRRPFPDLTSPNRVLRENAERAALNAPIQGSAADIMKIALNRIHADLRERGLASRALLQIHDELVVEVAAGEWDEVESVVRERMAGAAALSVPLDVQVGRGRDWNEAAH; from the coding sequence GTGACGGACTCCGCAAAGCCTACCCTCATGGTCGTCGACGGCCATTCACTCGCATACCGGGCTTTCTTCGCCCTGCCTGTCGAGAACTTCACCACCAAGGACAACCAGCACACGAACGCGATCTACGGATTCCTGTCGATGCTGGTGAACCTCATCAAGGCCGAGAAGCCGACGCATATGGCGATCGCCTTCGACACGTCGCGACACTCGTTCCGCACCGAGGAGTACCCCGAGTACAAGGCGACGCGCTCCGAGACCCCCGGGGAGTTCAAGGGCCAGATCCCGCTCCTTCAGGACTGCCTTGCCGCCATGTCGATCCCCGTCCTGACGCAGGAGGGCATCGAAGCCGACGACATCCTCGCCACGCTCGCGAAGCAGGGCTCCGAGCAGGGCTATGACGTGCTGGTCGTCTCGGGCGACCGAGACACCATCCAGCTCGTGAACGAGCGGGTCACGCTGCTCTATCCGTCCGTGCAGGGCGTCTCGCAGCTGAAGCGCTACGATCCTGTCACCGTGCAGGAGCGGTACGGGGTGCGTCCCGACCAGTACCCGGACATCGCCGCACTCGTCGGCGAGACGAGCGACAACCTGCCCGGCGTTCCGAAGGTCGGCGAAAAGACGGCCGTCAAGTGGCTCACCCAGTTCGGCAGCCTCGACGAGCTGCTCGACCGGGCGGATGAGATCAAGGGCGTCGTCGGCGGCAACCTGCGCGAGCACATCGATGACGTGCGCCGCAATCGCAAGCTCAACCGGCTGCTGAACGACGTCGAGCTTCCCGTCGCTCCCGCCGATCTCGCCGTCACGCCGATCGACGCCCAGGCGGTGCGCGACATCTTCGCGCGACTCGAGTTCCGGACGCTGCTGCCTCGCGTCTTCGAGGCCGTCGGCGCCCCTGACGAGCCGGTGCACGACGAGCCCGCAGTCGCGGTGCCAGCGGCCTCAGAGTCCTCCGCGACCCTGATCGCGGCATGGCTTGCGCGGCAGACCGGCGAGGTCGGCCTGCTGCTTCCCGTCGTCGGGAACGCGATCACCCGTGTCGGCCTGGCGACCGAGACCGAGCTGCACGAGTGCGACTGGAACCCTGACACCGCCGCCGCTCTGCGCCCATGGCTCGAGTCCGACGCCCCGAAGGTGTTGAACGATGCGAAGCCCCAGGTCAAGGCGCTGCTGCGGGAGGGCATCCGCCTGGGCGGCATCGTCCATGACACGCTGCTGGCCGGCTGGCTGATGCGACCGAGCTTCCCCGACAAGACGCTCGCCCACCTCGTCGGCCGCTACCTCGACGAGAAGCTGCCCGAGTCCGACCCCACCCAGCTCGTACCCGAGACCGACGGCGCCACCCCCTCGCAGGAGGCGTGGTTCACGCTGCGCACCGCAGACGCCGTGCGCGAGGCGATGCCCGACACGGTCGCATCGGTGCTGACCGACATCGAGCTGCCTGCGGTGATCGCCCTCGCCGACATGGAATCCGCCGGCGTCTCGGTCTCGCACGACGTGCTGTCGACCTTCTCAGGCGAGCTGCTCGCCCGTACCGACGCCCTCGCCGCGGAGGCGTTCGCCCTGGTCGGTCGCGAATTCAACCTCGGTTCGCCCAAACAGCTCCAGGAGGTGCTGTTCGAAGACCTGCAGCTGCCGAAGACCCGAAAGACCAAGACCGGCTACTCGACGGATGCCGCTGTGCTGGCCGACCTGCAGGAGAGCAACCCGCACCCCTTCCTCGCACTGCTGCTGCAGCATCGCGAGGCGACCAAGCTGCGTCAGATCATCGAGACGCTCGACACCGCGATCCGCGATGACCACCGCATCCACACCACCTACGTCCAGACCGGCAGCCAGACCGGGCGCCTGTCGAGCACCGACCCCAACCTGCAGAACATCCCCGTCCGCACCGAGGAGTCCAGGCGCATCCGCAGCGCGTTCGAGGTGGGGACCGGGTACGAGGCCCTGCTCACCGCCGACTACTCGCAGATCGAGATGCGCATCATGGCGCACCTGTCGGGAGATCCGGGACTCATCGAGGCGTTCAACTCCGGCGAGGACCTTCACCGCTTCGTCGGGGCCCGGGTGTTCGGAGTCGAGCCCGAGGAAGTCAGCCCGGCCATGCGCACCAAGGTCAAGGCGATGTCGTACGGCCTCGTCTACGGTCTGAGCGCCTTCGGGCTCTCGAAGCAGCTTCGCATCGAGCAGTCCGAGGCGAAGCAGCTGATGCTCGAGTACTTCGCCCGTTTCGGCGCGGTGCGCGACTATCTGCGCGCGTCCGTCATGCAGGCGAAGGAGGACGGATACACCGAGACCATCTTCGGCCGTCGCCGTCCGTTCCCCGACCTCACCAGCCCCAACCGCGTGCTGCGCGAGAACGCAGAGCGGGCCGCGCTCAATGCTCCGATCCAGGGCAGTGCAGCCGACATCATGAAGATCGCGCTGAACCGCATCCACGCCGATCTGCGCGAGCGCGGACTCGCCTCCCGCGCCCTGCTGCAGATCCACGACGAGCTCGTCGTGGAAGTCGCGGCAGGGGAGTGGGACGAGGTCGAGAGTGTCGTGCGCGAGCGCATGGCAGGCGCTGCCGCGCTTTCCGTGCCGCTCGACGTTCAGGTCGGGCGCGGGCGCGACTGGAACGAAGCCGCACACTGA
- a CDS encoding hotdog fold thioesterase, whose amino-acid sequence MTGLEWATHRGMGALAEKMGIEFTEFSVERAVATMPVEGNTQPVGLLHGGAYVVLGESLGSMAANLHAGPGRLAVGIDINATHTRSATSGFVTGVCTPVHLGRSMTVHEIAVSDEQGRRCSTIRITNLIKSVD is encoded by the coding sequence ATGACCGGCCTGGAGTGGGCGACGCACCGTGGGATGGGCGCGCTGGCAGAGAAGATGGGCATCGAGTTCACCGAGTTCTCGGTCGAACGGGCCGTTGCGACCATGCCCGTCGAGGGGAACACCCAGCCGGTGGGGCTGCTGCACGGCGGTGCCTACGTGGTGCTCGGCGAGTCGCTCGGATCGATGGCGGCGAACCTGCACGCGGGTCCGGGTCGGCTGGCGGTCGGCATCGACATCAACGCGACGCACACCCGCTCGGCTACCTCCGGCTTCGTCACCGGCGTCTGCACACCCGTGCACCTCGGCCGCAGCATGACGGTGCACGAGATCGCCGTCTCAGACGAACAGGGTCGGCGCTGCTCGACCATCCGCATCACCAACCTGATCAAGTCGGTCGACTGA
- a CDS encoding GNAT family N-acetyltransferase — protein MIRDLGDGILLRPLRAGDGAHLAEACARNRAHLEPWDPVRPVEFYRAEGQERSILRSLADVADGRMAAFVLADADERIVGRVNLNNIVRGSFLSADLGYWIDSELTGRGIMSHAVGSVCEHARDDLALHRVQAGTLVHNIASQRVLSANGFERIGLARHYLRIAGAWQDHVLFQRILSG, from the coding sequence GTGATCAGGGATCTCGGCGACGGGATCCTGCTTCGCCCGCTTCGAGCGGGCGATGGTGCACACCTCGCCGAGGCCTGCGCGCGCAACCGCGCGCATCTGGAGCCATGGGATCCTGTGCGCCCTGTGGAGTTCTACCGAGCCGAGGGCCAGGAGCGATCGATCCTGCGTTCTCTCGCCGATGTCGCCGATGGACGCATGGCCGCCTTCGTGCTGGCGGATGCAGATGAGCGCATCGTAGGCAGGGTGAACCTCAACAACATCGTGCGAGGCTCGTTCCTCAGCGCCGATCTCGGCTACTGGATCGATTCAGAGCTCACCGGGCGGGGGATCATGAGCCATGCCGTCGGCTCCGTGTGCGAGCACGCTCGCGATGACCTGGCTCTGCACCGGGTGCAGGCCGGGACGCTCGTGCACAACATCGCCTCGCAGCGAGTGCTCAGCGCCAACGGCTTCGAGCGAATCGGACTGGCGCGGCACTATCTGCGGATCGCAGGAGCCTGGCAGGACCACGTCCTGTTCCAGCGCATCCTCTCCGGTTGA
- a CDS encoding ANTAR domain-containing response regulator: MTEQEQPEQPTASAPRRVVVAEDESLIRLDIVEILRDNGFDVVGEAGDGETAVQLATELRPDLVVMDVKMPQLDGISAAEKLHKANIAPVVLLTAFSQKELVERASEAGALAYVVKPFTPNDLLPAIEIALARHEQIITLEAEVADMVERFETRKLVDRAKGLLNEKMGLSEPEAFRWIQKASMDRRLTMQDVAKAIIEQLAPKK; the protein is encoded by the coding sequence GTGACTGAGCAAGAGCAGCCCGAGCAGCCCACGGCATCCGCCCCGCGTCGCGTCGTCGTAGCCGAGGACGAGTCGCTGATCCGCCTCGACATCGTCGAGATCCTGCGCGACAACGGGTTCGACGTCGTCGGCGAGGCCGGCGACGGAGAGACGGCTGTGCAGCTCGCGACCGAGCTTCGTCCCGATCTCGTCGTCATGGACGTGAAGATGCCGCAGCTCGACGGCATCAGTGCAGCCGAGAAGCTGCACAAGGCGAACATCGCGCCGGTCGTGCTGCTCACCGCCTTCAGCCAGAAGGAGCTCGTCGAGCGTGCCAGCGAGGCGGGCGCCCTCGCGTACGTCGTCAAGCCGTTCACCCCCAACGACCTGCTGCCGGCGATCGAGATCGCCCTCGCCCGTCACGAGCAGATCATCACGCTCGAGGCCGAGGTCGCCGACATGGTCGAGCGCTTCGAGACCCGCAAGCTGGTCGACCGTGCCAAGGGTCTGCTGAACGAGAAGATGGGGCTCAGCGAGCCCGAGGCGTTCCGCTGGATTCAGAAGGCCTCGATGGATCGTCGTCTCACCATGCAGGACGTCGCCAAGGCGATCATCGAGCAGCTCGCGCCCAAGAAGTGA
- a CDS encoding esterase/lipase family protein: MRRALWWAQDYAYAAVWQARAFGSRGRADAYSRGAGVPIIVLPGIYETWRFMQPLIEHAHRAGHPVHVVEPLQRNLRPVGEMAESVSAYLLAHDLREVILLAHSKGGLAGKLVMLGAEGSRVRGMLAVATPFGGSRYARVMLTRGLRSLAPGHPSISALSEQREANTRIVSVYARFDPHIPEGSELPGAKNVPLDTGGHFRVLAHPRVMAELAALAE; the protein is encoded by the coding sequence GTGCGACGCGCACTCTGGTGGGCGCAGGACTACGCCTATGCGGCCGTGTGGCAGGCGCGCGCCTTCGGAAGCCGTGGCCGGGCTGACGCCTACTCCCGCGGTGCCGGGGTGCCGATCATCGTGCTGCCCGGCATCTACGAGACCTGGCGCTTCATGCAGCCGCTGATCGAGCACGCGCACCGCGCCGGGCATCCCGTGCACGTCGTCGAGCCGCTGCAGCGCAACCTCCGCCCGGTGGGCGAGATGGCGGAGAGCGTGAGCGCCTACCTCCTCGCGCACGACCTGCGCGAGGTGATCCTGCTCGCGCACAGCAAGGGCGGGCTCGCGGGCAAACTCGTGATGCTCGGTGCCGAAGGATCGCGCGTGCGGGGGATGCTGGCCGTCGCGACGCCCTTCGGCGGATCTCGGTACGCGAGGGTCATGCTCACTCGCGGCCTGCGTTCGCTCGCGCCAGGGCACCCGTCCATCTCCGCCCTGTCTGAACAGCGCGAGGCGAACACGAGGATCGTATCGGTCTACGCCCGATTCGATCCGCACATCCCCGAGGGGAGCGAGCTGCCAGGGGCGAAGAACGTCCCCCTCGACACCGGAGGGCATTTCCGCGTGCTGGCGCATCCGCGGGTGATGGCCGAGCTGGCCGCACTCGCAGAATGA
- a CDS encoding alpha/beta fold hydrolase → MGSEMQRTHRIGALRFGIRISPGPGDAVLVLVHGIGMSHRYLARLHRALTAQGTVMSVDLPGFGGLPKPPHDVGIEEMADALGSLLDSIGTGPVLLVGQSMGTQWVVELAVRRPELVCGVVLIGPVADSRRRTVVQHAGMLAVDTMGEPPGANALVLGDYLRCGPAWYLAQLRHMLGYPIEERIARVTAPVLIVRGGRDPIASRSWCRRLRSAARRAGFVEVPGRVHNVQHTAPGAVASAIGRFRADLPIDQRREGRDG, encoded by the coding sequence ATGGGATCAGAGATGCAGCGGACGCACCGCATCGGAGCGCTGCGCTTCGGCATCCGCATCTCACCCGGCCCAGGCGATGCCGTCCTCGTGCTCGTGCACGGGATCGGGATGTCGCATCGCTACCTCGCTCGGCTGCACCGTGCGCTGACGGCGCAGGGCACGGTCATGTCGGTCGATCTGCCCGGTTTCGGCGGTCTCCCGAAACCGCCCCACGACGTCGGCATCGAGGAGATGGCGGACGCGCTCGGCAGCCTCCTCGACTCGATCGGCACAGGCCCGGTTCTGCTCGTGGGGCAGTCGATGGGCACGCAGTGGGTGGTCGAGCTCGCCGTGCGTCGCCCTGAGCTCGTGTGCGGCGTCGTGCTCATCGGACCGGTGGCCGACTCTCGGCGGCGAACGGTCGTGCAGCACGCGGGCATGCTCGCCGTCGACACGATGGGCGAGCCGCCCGGGGCGAATGCGCTGGTGCTGGGGGACTATCTGCGGTGCGGACCGGCGTGGTACCTCGCACAGCTGCGCCACATGCTGGGATATCCGATCGAAGAGCGCATCGCGCGGGTCACGGCACCCGTTCTGATCGTGCGAGGAGGGCGCGATCCGATCGCGTCGCGGTCGTGGTGTCGTCGTCTCCGTTCAGCGGCGCGCAGGGCTGGGTTCGTCGAGGTGCCAGGCCGTGTGCACAATGTGCAGCACACGGCACCCGGCGCCGTGGCATCCGCCATCGGCCGCTTCCGCGCCGACCTGCCGATCGACCAGCGCCGGGAAGGGCGCGACGGATGA